A genomic segment from Nicotiana sylvestris chromosome 1, ASM39365v2, whole genome shotgun sequence encodes:
- the LOC138871444 gene encoding secreted RxLR effector protein 161-like: MDESKEIDTLIATATKLDIDEPGSFVDQMFYKGMIRSLLYLIASRPDIVFSVGLYARFQENPKESYLTAVKRIQRYLKGTTDLCFLVDRKSTSGMTHFLGSFLVSWATKKHNSVALSTAEAEYIVVASCCDQLLWTKQ; the protein is encoded by the exons atggatgaatcaaaggaaatagacacactCATTGCAACagctactaaattagacatagatgaacctggttcatttgTTGATCAAATGTTTTATAAGGGTATGATtcgttcacttttgtatcttattgctagcagacctgacatagtcttcagtgtagggctttATGCTCGTTTTCaggaaaatcctaaggaatcttacttgactgctgtcaagaggatacaaagatatttgaaaggcactactgatctgT gtttccttgtggataggaagagcacatCAGGTATgactcattttcttggttcatttcttgtatcatgggccactaaaaagcataATTCAGTGGCattatccactgctgaggctgaatataTTGTTGTTGCCTCTTGTTGTGATCAATTGCTATGGACCAAACAGTAg